One stretch of Armigeres subalbatus isolate Guangzhou_Male chromosome 2, GZ_Asu_2, whole genome shotgun sequence DNA includes these proteins:
- the LOC134215294 gene encoding CDAN1-interacting nuclease 1 isoform X1 — translation MVILNYEQYSEIQQFIHKFRGLSMECNRELLKKFPQHSPEMLGSILSREVQQRLKQSHGKISARADDLLADFNKKVKSTGELDILLRMSVSLRIPPLTLCRIILLKKYSDKTRSNISGMIKNPDLIPDSILGANVSYCLYNENMEGPITDTIRRCIGEEYEVKLKQLARDMGMVFYDEGDLRRTGYDKTPDLKLAIPCMYKGRVVNWIESKASFGDMDSHLKYVRDQLISYGNRFGSGIVIYWFGYLDMIADCAENGDYVTVIDGFPGPEEFEFLKFNIPESCNETLDEVR, via the exons ATGGTGATTTTAAACTATGAACAATATAGTGAGATCCAGCagttcattcacaaatttagAGGTCTGTCTATGGAGTGCAATCGTGAGCTTCTTAAAAagtttcctcagcattcgcccGAAATGCTCGGCAGTATACTATCTCGAGAAGTCCAACAGCGATTGAAGCAAAGTCACGGAAAAATCAGCGCTCGTGCAGACGATCTACTAGCGGACTTTAATAAGAAAGTCAAATCCACCGGTGAGTTGGACATCTTACTACGGATGTCTGTTTCATTGCGAATACCGCCCCTGACGCTGTGCCGCATTATCCTGCTCAAAAAGTACTCCGACAAAACTCGATCTAACATCAGTGGCATGATTAAAAATCCAGACCTAATACCGGACTCCATACTGGGGGCAAACGTTAGCTACTGCTTGTACAACGAGAACATGGAAGGTCCCATCACGGATACCATCCGGCGCTGCATCGGAGAAGAATATGAGGTCAAACTGAAGCAACTGGCCAGGGACATGGGAATGGTGTTCTACGACGAGGGGGACCTACGAAGGACGGGCTACGATAAAACGCCAGACCTAAAGTTGGCAATTCCTTGTATGTATAAAGGCAGGGTAGTCAACTGGATCGAGAGTAAAGCTTCCTTTGGGGACATGGATTCACACCTGAAGTATGTTCGAGATCAGTTAATAAGTTATGGCAATAG ATTTGGCAGTGGAATTGTAATTTACTGGTTTGGATACCTAGACATGATTGCTGACTGTGCTGAAAATGGTGATTATGTCACTGTTATCGATGGATTTCCAGGACCAGAAGAATTTGAGTTCCTTAAATTCAATATTCCGGAATCATGTAATGAAACTCTGGATGAAGTCAGGTAA
- the LOC134215294 gene encoding CDAN1-interacting nuclease 1 isoform X2 codes for MVILNYEQYSEIQQFIHKFRGLSMECNRELLKKFPQHSPEMLGSILSREVQQRLKQSHGKISARADDLLADFNKKVKSTDLIPDSILGANVSYCLYNENMEGPITDTIRRCIGEEYEVKLKQLARDMGMVFYDEGDLRRTGYDKTPDLKLAIPCMYKGRVVNWIESKASFGDMDSHLKYVRDQLISYGNRFGSGIVIYWFGYLDMIADCAENGDYVTVIDGFPGPEEFEFLKFNIPESCNETLDEVR; via the exons ATGGTGATTTTAAACTATGAACAATATAGTGAGATCCAGCagttcattcacaaatttagAGGTCTGTCTATGGAGTGCAATCGTGAGCTTCTTAAAAagtttcctcagcattcgcccGAAATGCTCGGCAGTATACTATCTCGAGAAGTCCAACAGCGATTGAAGCAAAGTCACGGAAAAATCAGCGCTCGTGCAGACGATCTACTAGCGGACTTTAATAAGAAAGTCAAATCCACCG ACCTAATACCGGACTCCATACTGGGGGCAAACGTTAGCTACTGCTTGTACAACGAGAACATGGAAGGTCCCATCACGGATACCATCCGGCGCTGCATCGGAGAAGAATATGAGGTCAAACTGAAGCAACTGGCCAGGGACATGGGAATGGTGTTCTACGACGAGGGGGACCTACGAAGGACGGGCTACGATAAAACGCCAGACCTAAAGTTGGCAATTCCTTGTATGTATAAAGGCAGGGTAGTCAACTGGATCGAGAGTAAAGCTTCCTTTGGGGACATGGATTCACACCTGAAGTATGTTCGAGATCAGTTAATAAGTTATGGCAATAG ATTTGGCAGTGGAATTGTAATTTACTGGTTTGGATACCTAGACATGATTGCTGACTGTGCTGAAAATGGTGATTATGTCACTGTTATCGATGGATTTCCAGGACCAGAAGAATTTGAGTTCCTTAAATTCAATATTCCGGAATCATGTAATGAAACTCTGGATGAAGTCAGGTAA
- the LOC134215295 gene encoding mediator of RNA polymerase II transcription subunit 20: protein MGVTILQPYPVENKSGAQTIEFLVKRVLALGAIQTGHFLVDCETYTSIPQIGATKTVHILHNSEQPASVFSILDTGTKQIPLVTDGLFDLLMTRISPVYTSKKQTKIESKGPRFEFGDFLIKLGSVTMSQNFKGVLVEVEYRPCLVASSCWQLMLEFLQGFLGSNVSNTIPSYFSQRININSNHTKANDIYQPIDTINQYLEHFTNYRKQTTPVVAPRV, encoded by the coding sequence ATGGGTGTAACCATTCTACAACCGTACCCAGTCGAAAATAAATCCGGCGCGCAAACAATCGAGTTTCTAGTTAAACGCGTCCTTGCTCTTGGTGCCATTCAGACTGGCCATTTCCTGGTGGACTGTGAAACCTACACTTCCATTCCGCAGATCGGTGCCACCAAAACTGTACACATTCTACACAACTCCGAGCAACCGGCATCGGTATTTTCCATCCTGGACACCGGCACCAAGCAGATTCCGCTCGTAACGGATGGGTTGTTCGATCTGCTGATGACACGAATCTCGCCGGTGTACACCTCGAAGAAGCAAACCAAAATCGAATCCAAAGGACCTCGCTTCGAGTTTGGTGACTTTCTCATCAAGTTGGGAAGCGTTACCATGAGCCAAAACTTCAAGGGAGTTCTGGTCGAGGTTGAGTACCGGCCTTGCCTGGTGGCATCGAGCTGCTGGCAATTGATGCTGGAGTTTCTTCAGGGCTTCCTGGGTTCGAACGTCTCAAACACAATTCCTTCCTATTTCTCCCAGCGGATCAATATCAACTCCAATCACACGAAAGCGAACGACATTTACCAGCCGATCGATACCATCAATCAGTATTTGGAGCATTTTACCAACTATCGGAAGCAGACCACGCCAGTTGTGGCACCGAGAGTGTGA